A portion of the Acidobacteriota bacterium genome contains these proteins:
- a CDS encoding septum formation initiator family protein, whose translation MNSGVIRRNSIGAGGAVARMGGASGKARMCGIATRFWTYGLLTVSAVLMVNALIGEKGYLANLQAQREFKAASNALVQIEAENAALEAKIKRLRQDPQALEDFAREKLGLVKPDETLIILRDRPTDRN comes from the coding sequence ATGAACTCGGGCGTAATACGAAGAAACTCCATCGGTGCAGGCGGCGCGGTCGCGCGCATGGGCGGCGCGTCCGGAAAAGCACGAATGTGCGGGATCGCCACAAGATTCTGGACCTATGGCCTGCTCACCGTGTCGGCCGTGTTGATGGTCAACGCCCTGATTGGCGAAAAGGGCTACCTGGCCAATCTGCAGGCCCAACGCGAGTTCAAGGCCGCCAGCAACGCGCTGGTGCAGATCGAAGCCGAGAACGCCGCCCTTGAGGCCAAAATCAAGCGACTGCGCCAGGACCCCCAGGCGCTTGAAGACTTCGCGCGCGAGAAATTGGGACTCGTCAAACCTGACGAGACCCTGATCATCCTTCGCGACCGCCCCACAGACCGGAATTAA
- a CDS encoding SpoIIE family protein phosphatase has product MASDAAPRVMPAPPPAPFHPFRILPGRLLILSGVSVVLVWLLGQVTTVPPLVEAFRKVASLALRVSVVWLAVVVLVRFRRQFLWRVRRKLILSYVFLGLVPVALVIVFASVAAVIVHGNTASHLFSDGLQDITQEALQMATTAATDIGADLVKSQVVILGQYKSHLETDSLLRALSLAVVPVAGGTGPIATAGDWAHLAAPPSGVPVWAREKASVKLLAMVSNGTGASQDRLLLVRATAPLPGGRHVVVVDLPLDSDAAARVDEITGVRLRGIEINEQATGQEVTAQPLIGMARAMTDDDDDGVGETGFTMLRRTVMFTDFTDWNSGLNGRVSLSLDAPIGRLMKRLSEAQGMQLQGQLLFLVLVALGVLLLIVQGVALFFGAGLGRQITSAVHELFVGTERVRQGDFAHRIRIESKDQLGDLGESFNLMSGSMEHLLHVQREKQRLDDELRIARDIQQSLLPETPPPFRGLSIADLCVPAREVGGDYYDFFELGPRQLGVLVADVSGKGTSAALYMAELKGLMLALSHLERSPKALLTRVNRLLADHLDNRSFITMTYAVIDLEARTLTHARAGHTPLIVASQEGVDVIVPDGMVLGLRLPGAADRFESILEEHTRPLNAGDVIVLYTDGITEAMDVTGELFTDAALSRVVSTHHALDAGGIRERVLREVTAFVGDAEPHDDMTMVVVKVEGFE; this is encoded by the coding sequence ATGGCTTCAGACGCTGCTCCGCGAGTGATGCCGGCACCACCTCCGGCGCCGTTTCATCCGTTCCGCATCCTCCCCGGACGCCTTCTCATCTTGTCGGGCGTGTCAGTGGTGCTGGTATGGCTGCTGGGGCAGGTCACCACCGTCCCGCCGCTCGTCGAGGCGTTCCGCAAAGTGGCCTCGCTGGCCCTGCGTGTGTCCGTCGTCTGGCTGGCTGTCGTGGTACTCGTGCGGTTCCGACGCCAGTTCCTGTGGCGCGTGCGCCGCAAGCTGATCCTGTCGTATGTCTTTCTCGGCCTCGTCCCCGTCGCGCTCGTGATCGTGTTTGCGTCGGTGGCGGCTGTCATTGTGCACGGGAACACAGCGTCGCATCTGTTTAGCGACGGCCTTCAGGACATCACGCAGGAAGCGCTTCAGATGGCGACCACGGCCGCCACCGACATTGGCGCCGACCTCGTGAAGTCGCAGGTGGTGATCCTCGGTCAATACAAGAGCCATCTGGAAACCGACTCGCTGCTGCGGGCTTTGTCGCTGGCGGTGGTTCCCGTTGCCGGCGGCACGGGCCCGATTGCCACAGCCGGCGATTGGGCACATCTGGCGGCGCCGCCTTCCGGCGTGCCGGTATGGGCGCGAGAGAAGGCGTCAGTCAAGCTGCTGGCCATGGTGTCCAACGGGACGGGTGCCTCTCAAGATCGCCTGCTGCTGGTGCGCGCGACGGCGCCACTCCCAGGGGGACGGCATGTGGTGGTCGTGGACCTGCCACTCGATAGTGACGCCGCCGCCCGGGTGGATGAAATCACCGGCGTCCGCCTGCGAGGGATCGAGATTAACGAACAAGCCACCGGCCAGGAAGTGACGGCCCAGCCGCTCATCGGCATGGCGCGGGCCATGACTGATGATGACGATGATGGCGTGGGGGAGACGGGATTCACCATGCTCCGGCGCACCGTGATGTTCACGGATTTCACGGATTGGAATTCCGGCCTCAACGGCCGTGTGTCGCTGAGCCTGGACGCGCCAATTGGACGCCTGATGAAGCGGCTGTCGGAAGCCCAGGGGATGCAGCTTCAGGGACAACTGTTGTTCCTGGTGCTGGTCGCGCTTGGTGTGTTGCTGCTCATCGTGCAGGGCGTGGCGCTGTTCTTCGGCGCGGGCCTGGGACGGCAGATCACGTCGGCCGTGCACGAGCTCTTCGTGGGCACCGAGCGCGTCCGGCAGGGCGACTTCGCGCATCGCATCCGCATCGAATCCAAGGATCAGTTGGGTGATCTGGGCGAGTCGTTCAATCTGATGAGCGGCAGCATGGAGCACCTGTTGCACGTGCAGCGCGAGAAGCAGCGGCTGGACGATGAACTCCGGATTGCACGCGACATCCAGCAGTCGCTGCTGCCCGAAACGCCTCCGCCGTTCCGCGGTCTTTCGATCGCCGACTTGTGTGTCCCGGCGCGCGAAGTCGGCGGCGACTATTACGACTTCTTCGAACTCGGGCCGCGACAACTGGGTGTGCTCGTGGCTGACGTCTCGGGTAAGGGCACCTCGGCCGCGCTCTACATGGCCGAGCTCAAGGGCCTGATGCTCGCGCTCAGCCACCTGGAACGTTCGCCCAAAGCGCTGCTGACCCGCGTGAACCGCCTCCTCGCGGATCACCTGGACAACCGCAGCTTCATCACGATGACGTATGCCGTGATCGATCTCGAGGCGCGCACCCTCACGCACGCGCGCGCCGGTCACACCCCGCTCATCGTCGCCTCACAAGAGGGCGTGGATGTGATCGTCCCGGACGGCATGGTGCTGGGATTGCGGTTGCCGGGCGCGGCCGATCGCTTCGAGTCCATCCTGGAAGAGCACACGCGACCGCTCAATGCCGGTGACGTGATCGTGCTCTACACCGACGGCATCACCGAGGCCATGGATGTGACCGGCGAATTATTCACGGACGCGGCCCTGAGCCGCGTGGTCAGCACGCACCACGCGCTCGACGCCGGCGGCATTCGCGAACGGGTGCTGCGCGAAGTGACCGCGTTTGTCGGCGACGCCGAACCGCACGATGATATGACCATGGTGGTGGTGAAAGTTGAAGGGTTCGAGTGA
- a CDS encoding dCTP deaminase, which translates to MSIKSDRWIRQMSQDHGMIEPFVDGQVSAGIVSYGLSSYGYDIRVADEFKVFTNINNTVIDPKSFDPRSFVDIQSDVCIVPPNSFALARTIEYFRIPRDILTICLGKSTYARCGIIVNVTPFEPEWEGFVTLEISNTTPLPAKIYANEGIAQVLFFQSDEVCERSYADKKGKYLKQTGVTLPKIRQLGPWGTALVARPGSQGRGVRRA; encoded by the coding sequence TTGTCGATCAAGTCGGATCGCTGGATTCGGCAGATGTCCCAGGACCACGGCATGATCGAGCCGTTCGTGGACGGGCAGGTGAGCGCCGGGATCGTCTCCTACGGGTTGTCGTCGTACGGCTACGACATCCGGGTGGCCGACGAGTTCAAGGTGTTCACCAACATCAACAACACGGTGATCGACCCGAAGTCGTTTGACCCGCGGTCGTTTGTGGATATCCAGTCCGATGTCTGCATCGTGCCGCCGAACTCGTTTGCGCTCGCGCGCACCATCGAGTACTTCCGCATCCCGCGCGACATCCTGACCATCTGCCTCGGCAAGTCCACCTACGCGCGCTGCGGCATCATCGTGAATGTGACGCCGTTTGAGCCCGAGTGGGAAGGTTTCGTCACGCTCGAGATTTCGAACACGACCCCGCTCCCGGCGAAGATCTACGCCAACGAAGGCATCGCCCAGGTGCTGTTCTTCCAGAGCGACGAAGTGTGCGAGCGTTCGTACGCCGACAAAAAGGGCAAGTACCTCAAGCAAACCGGCGTCACCTTGCCGAAGATCAGACAACTGGGGCCCTGGGGAACTGCCCTCGTAGCGCGGCCTGGGTCTCAAGGCCGCGGAGTCCGGCGCGCTTGA
- a CDS encoding 2-oxoacid:ferredoxin oxidoreductase subunit beta: protein MSTETPSPTPTPAAKKTNRLGLELSQYRGSKTTLCAGCGHNAITERIIDAFYEMGVDAKKVFKLSGIGCSSKSPAYFLNQSHGFNSVHGRMPSVATGAMLANKTMMAIGVSGDGDTGAIGIGQFVHLMRRNIPIIYIIEDNGCYGLTKGQFSPTADMGTKAKNGVVNDLPPIDTCALAIELGATFVARSFSGDKKQLLSILKAAIAHRGTCMIDVISPCVTFNDHEGSTKSYAYAKDHDEALGEVTFVPFFEDITVEYEPGSTTAVTMHDGSHLYLKKIAEDYDPQDKLSAHRLLHETSRRGEFATGIIYVEPDKDDFLVTLNTVDEPLAFLPVEKTRPAKGVLDELMKGLM, encoded by the coding sequence ATGTCGACCGAAACGCCCAGCCCCACGCCAACCCCGGCCGCGAAGAAGACCAATCGCCTCGGCCTTGAGCTGTCCCAGTACCGCGGCAGCAAGACCACGCTGTGTGCCGGGTGCGGCCACAACGCCATCACCGAGCGCATCATCGACGCGTTTTACGAGATGGGTGTGGACGCGAAGAAAGTCTTCAAGCTCTCGGGCATCGGCTGCTCGAGCAAGAGCCCGGCCTACTTCCTGAATCAGTCGCATGGGTTCAACTCCGTGCACGGCCGCATGCCGTCGGTGGCCACCGGCGCGATGCTCGCGAACAAGACCATGATGGCGATCGGCGTCAGCGGCGACGGAGACACCGGCGCCATCGGCATCGGCCAGTTCGTCCACCTGATGCGGCGCAACATCCCCATCATCTACATCATCGAAGACAACGGCTGCTACGGCCTGACCAAGGGCCAGTTTTCGCCCACGGCCGACATGGGCACCAAGGCGAAGAACGGCGTGGTCAACGACCTGCCGCCGATCGACACCTGCGCACTCGCCATTGAACTGGGCGCGACGTTTGTGGCGCGGTCGTTCTCGGGCGACAAGAAGCAGCTGCTCAGCATCCTGAAGGCGGCCATCGCGCACCGCGGCACCTGCATGATCGACGTCATCTCGCCGTGTGTGACCTTCAACGATCACGAAGGCTCCACCAAGAGCTACGCGTACGCGAAGGACCACGACGAGGCCCTGGGCGAAGTCACCTTCGTGCCGTTCTTCGAAGACATCACGGTGGAATACGAGCCCGGCTCCACCACCGCGGTGACGATGCATGACGGGTCGCACTTGTATTTGAAGAAGATTGCGGAAGACTACGACCCGCAGGACAAACTCTCCGCCCATCGCCTGCTGCACGAAACCTCGCGCCGCGGCGAGTTCGCGACGGGGATTATCTATGTGGAGCCCGACAAGGACGACTTCCTGGTGACGCTGAACACGGTGGACGAGCCCCTGGCGTTTCTGCCGGTTGAAAAAACGCGACCCGCGAAGGGCGTGCTCGACGAACTTATGAAGGGACTAATGTAG
- a CDS encoding divalent-cation tolerance protein CutA, with amino-acid sequence MDEIVLILTTVPEGFDAEALARDLVEAGLAACVSVHAPQVSTYRWQGAVETARERQLVVKTTSGRVPAVRQALVGRHPYEVPEFLVVPVAADEAYGRWIRSGIS; translated from the coding sequence ATGGACGAAATAGTGCTGATTTTGACCACGGTTCCCGAAGGGTTCGACGCCGAAGCGCTGGCCAGGGACCTGGTGGAGGCGGGGCTGGCGGCCTGCGTCAGCGTCCACGCCCCACAGGTGTCCACCTACCGCTGGCAGGGGGCCGTGGAGACGGCAAGGGAGCGCCAACTGGTGGTCAAGACCACGTCCGGCAGGGTGCCGGCCGTGCGCCAGGCGCTGGTGGGGAGGCATCCGTATGAGGTGCCCGAGTTTCTCGTCGTGCCTGTCGCCGCCGATGAGGCCTACGGTCGGTGGATTCGATCTGGCATTTCGTAG
- the rnc gene encoding ribonuclease III, producing MGPLEERIGYHFRDLGLLEHALTHRSRAHEDASGGVVDNESLEFLGDAVLGFVIADMLFQRFPTHTEGYKSKIKASIVSTVSLAKLAANIDLGRYVLLGRGEEKTGGRGKNAILADSFEALLAAIYLDGGVDAARAFIMSCFGPLIDSGGDKVAEASFTDDWKSELQEWLQAAGRGLPEYQLTATEGPDHRRRFNVDVMVGGVSAGNAQGRSKKEAEQQAAKAALTKFRAPVDPHEARPKT from the coding sequence GTGGGGCCGCTCGAAGAGCGTATCGGGTATCACTTCAGGGACCTTGGATTGCTCGAGCATGCCCTGACGCATCGGTCTCGCGCCCACGAGGACGCGTCTGGCGGCGTCGTCGACAACGAGTCGCTCGAGTTTCTGGGCGATGCGGTGCTCGGGTTTGTCATCGCGGACATGTTGTTCCAGCGATTTCCCACGCACACCGAAGGTTACAAGTCGAAGATCAAGGCGTCCATCGTGTCCACCGTGTCCCTGGCGAAACTTGCGGCCAACATCGACCTCGGTCGCTACGTGTTGCTCGGCCGGGGTGAGGAGAAGACCGGCGGTCGTGGCAAGAACGCGATCCTCGCCGACAGTTTCGAGGCACTCCTGGCAGCGATCTACCTCGACGGTGGTGTGGATGCCGCGCGCGCGTTCATCATGTCGTGTTTTGGTCCGCTCATTGATTCAGGCGGCGACAAGGTCGCCGAAGCGTCGTTTACCGACGACTGGAAGTCGGAGCTGCAGGAGTGGCTGCAGGCGGCCGGTCGCGGACTGCCGGAGTATCAACTCACGGCCACCGAAGGCCCCGACCATCGACGCCGCTTCAACGTGGACGTGATGGTGGGCGGCGTCTCGGCTGGCAACGCGCAAGGACGATCGAAGAAAGAAGCCGAGCAGCAGGCCGCGAAAGCCGCCCTCACGAAATTCCGCGCGCCAGTTGATCCACACGAGGCCCGTCCGAAAACGTAG
- a CDS encoding C39 family peptidase: protein MSPRCWRGVFLAAALVLGAGAAVASAAQGPPTRHALLDVPYVTQTPELCGGAAVAMVMRYWGERQIFAEDFAALVVPSERGIPTGTLAAAVRDRAWRAVVLPAVEDTGRTRIRAEVDQGRPLIALIEVSPRTYHFIVIVGATADQVVLHDPARAPFRVMPWAEFDRAWAAANRWLMLVLPPESGRPASAVPAPRSEAPGSAPPLTPCDALVARGVELARSGEPAASEQALEAATAMCPTNADAWQELAGLRFSQSRWADSARLAGVAVRLAPAAEYPRRLLGTTLFLSGDAAGALAAWTPLGEPRIDAITVQGAERTRHPVVVRATGLQPRQLLTAEVFRRARRRLDALPVASRTRLQYEPLDAGLAKVGAVIAERSVLPRGWVPLATIGVRAAVSQEVRLDVAGALGAGEVASVAWRWKSARPRVAFTLAVPSPHWTPGIVSVTGLWERQSYQVSSAPDTAPQVESRRRAGVSLADWATSHIRWNGGIAMDRFDSRGHVALDGGIDVRLASDHIAVGFTGGSWTPLSDGDHFASGRVRGAWRSTMEANARVWTGIVALSSAGRAAPLALWEGAGPGHSRSGLLRAHRLLEADVVTGEAFGRTFAYGTTEVTQPIGRVMGGAIAAAGFVDVARAWHRLDGAHQSPLFVDAGAGLRISALGRSEVLRIDVAHGLRGGGTRLSFTWGRAWPW from the coding sequence ATGAGTCCTCGATGCTGGCGCGGCGTGTTTCTGGCTGCGGCCCTCGTGCTCGGAGCTGGCGCGGCTGTCGCGTCGGCCGCGCAGGGGCCGCCGACGAGGCACGCACTGCTCGACGTGCCCTACGTCACCCAGACGCCGGAACTGTGCGGCGGAGCCGCGGTGGCGATGGTGATGCGGTACTGGGGTGAGCGGCAGATCTTCGCCGAGGATTTCGCCGCGCTGGTGGTACCGAGCGAGCGCGGGATTCCGACCGGCACGCTGGCGGCCGCCGTGCGCGACCGTGCGTGGCGCGCCGTCGTACTGCCAGCCGTCGAGGACACGGGCCGCACCCGCATTCGCGCCGAAGTGGACCAGGGCCGGCCGCTCATCGCCCTGATCGAAGTCTCGCCCCGCACGTACCACTTCATTGTCATTGTCGGCGCCACCGCGGATCAGGTGGTGCTGCACGATCCCGCGCGCGCACCGTTTCGCGTGATGCCGTGGGCCGAGTTTGATCGTGCGTGGGCGGCGGCGAACCGGTGGCTGATGTTGGTCCTGCCGCCCGAGAGTGGCCGGCCTGCTTCGGCAGTGCCGGCGCCACGGTCCGAGGCACCTGGTTCCGCGCCGCCTCTGACCCCCTGTGACGCGCTCGTCGCGCGGGGAGTGGAACTGGCGCGCAGTGGTGAGCCGGCCGCGTCTGAGCAGGCGCTGGAGGCCGCCACTGCGATGTGTCCCACCAATGCGGACGCATGGCAGGAGCTGGCGGGATTGCGATTTTCCCAGTCACGGTGGGCCGACAGTGCCCGTCTTGCAGGCGTGGCCGTCCGCCTGGCGCCGGCGGCTGAATACCCTCGTCGGCTTCTTGGCACCACGCTGTTTTTGAGCGGGGACGCAGCAGGCGCACTTGCTGCGTGGACGCCGCTTGGTGAGCCGCGTATTGATGCGATCACGGTGCAGGGCGCCGAGCGCACGCGCCACCCGGTGGTGGTCAGAGCGACAGGGCTGCAGCCCCGTCAGTTGCTCACCGCCGAGGTGTTTCGACGTGCGCGTCGGAGGTTGGACGCGCTGCCGGTGGCGTCGCGCACACGGCTGCAGTACGAGCCGCTTGACGCCGGCCTGGCCAAGGTCGGTGCGGTGATTGCAGAGCGGTCCGTGTTGCCGCGCGGGTGGGTGCCGCTCGCCACCATCGGCGTGCGTGCGGCGGTCAGTCAGGAAGTGCGGCTCGATGTGGCCGGCGCGCTTGGAGCCGGCGAGGTGGCGTCCGTCGCGTGGCGGTGGAAATCTGCGCGGCCGCGTGTGGCGTTCACGCTGGCGGTGCCATCGCCGCACTGGACGCCGGGCATCGTGTCGGTGACAGGCCTGTGGGAGCGCCAGTCCTATCAGGTGTCGTCGGCGCCTGACACCGCGCCCCAGGTGGAGTCGCGGCGGCGTGCCGGTGTGTCGCTGGCCGACTGGGCCACGAGTCACATCCGGTGGAATGGCGGCATCGCAATGGATCGATTCGATTCGCGCGGGCACGTGGCACTGGACGGCGGCATTGATGTTCGGCTGGCATCCGATCACATCGCTGTCGGTTTCACCGGCGGCAGTTGGACCCCACTCTCTGACGGGGATCACTTCGCGTCGGGCCGGGTGCGGGGCGCATGGCGATCGACGATGGAGGCGAATGCGCGGGTGTGGACGGGCATTGTGGCGCTCTCGAGCGCCGGCCGTGCGGCGCCGCTCGCCTTGTGGGAAGGTGCGGGGCCGGGACATTCGCGCTCCGGCCTGCTACGCGCCCATCGTCTGCTCGAAGCCGATGTGGTGACGGGGGAGGCGTTTGGGCGCACGTTTGCGTATGGCACCACAGAGGTGACGCAGCCGATCGGCCGCGTCATGGGTGGAGCCATTGCGGCGGCGGGTTTTGTGGATGTGGCCCGCGCCTGGCATCGCCTTGATGGCGCTCACCAGTCGCCGCTGTTTGTGGACGCGGGCGCCGGGCTGCGCATCAGTGCGCTGGGGCGGTCCGAAGTGCTGCGTATTGATGTGGCGCACGGGCTTCGCGGTGGTGGCACCCGTCTATCATTCACGTGGGGCCGCGCGTGGCCGTGGTGA
- a CDS encoding DUF3185 domain-containing protein, whose amino-acid sequence MKTGTLVGVVLIVLGIAAFAYSGFTYTSREKVLDIGPLEAHADTEKTVAIPPLAAGAAVLVGLVLVVAGRKSG is encoded by the coding sequence ATGAAAACTGGAACCCTCGTCGGCGTGGTGTTGATTGTCCTCGGGATTGCTGCGTTCGCGTATTCGGGCTTCACGTACACGAGCCGTGAGAAGGTCCTTGATATCGGGCCGCTGGAGGCTCACGCGGACACGGAAAAGACCGTGGCCATTCCTCCCCTCGCCGCCGGCGCTGCCGTGCTCGTCGGCCTCGTGCTGGTGGTGGCCGGACGCAAGTCGGGCTAG
- a CDS encoding 2-oxoacid:acceptor oxidoreductase subunit alpha has product MSSPSPAAAPAESPSSQLVVNNFSISVATVNGSGSQTANQVLLRAIFQMGVPISGKNMFPSNIAGLPTWYTIRANAKGYIARKKEIDFLVAMNAETAREDVLSLDPGRAVVYDAPLKLNELRDDLIFYPVPFDKIVAEVCPDAKLRRLVKNMIYDGVLSHLLGVELSEMVKALSSQLGKKPKAMALNQGALEAGAKYAQEHFPEIAHPYRIERMNKTAGQILVEGNSAAAMGCMFAGCTVVAWYPITPSSSLPEAFISYMRKYRMDKETGKATFAIVQAEDEIAALGMVIGAGWAGARAMTSTSGPGVSLMSEFAGLAYYAEIPAVVFDIQRVGPSTGLPTRTAQGDILSTAVNSHGDTKHVLLLPASMGECFDMAGDAFDIAERLQSIVYVMSDLDLGMNTWMSEPFTYPTKPLDRGKVLDEAKVRELGATWGRYKDVDGDGIPWRSIPDTNTPPFFTRGSGHNAMAQYSERAEDYVNNLDRLAKKFETVKAIVPQPIDETVAGAKVGIIAYGSSHWAVEETRDQLREEASLPVSYMRLRAYPFPDSVEDFVRRHDRVYVVEQNRDGQMMSLLRMDLDPALQTRLRSVLHYSGLPIDARSVTEGILAQEKL; this is encoded by the coding sequence ATGTCCTCGCCGTCCCCCGCGGCCGCACCGGCCGAGTCTCCTTCCTCCCAACTCGTCGTTAATAACTTCAGCATTTCGGTCGCCACCGTCAACGGATCTGGCAGTCAGACGGCCAACCAGGTGCTGCTGCGCGCCATCTTCCAGATGGGCGTGCCCATCTCGGGCAAGAACATGTTCCCGTCGAACATCGCGGGACTTCCCACGTGGTACACCATTCGCGCAAATGCGAAGGGGTACATCGCGCGCAAGAAGGAAATCGACTTCCTTGTCGCGATGAACGCCGAGACCGCGCGCGAAGATGTGCTGTCGCTGGACCCGGGCCGCGCCGTGGTGTACGACGCGCCGCTGAAGCTGAATGAGCTGCGCGACGACCTGATTTTTTATCCCGTGCCGTTCGACAAGATCGTGGCCGAGGTGTGCCCCGACGCCAAGCTGCGCCGCCTCGTCAAGAACATGATTTACGACGGCGTGTTGTCGCATCTGCTCGGTGTGGAGCTGAGCGAAATGGTGAAGGCCCTGTCGTCACAGCTGGGCAAGAAGCCCAAGGCGATGGCGCTCAACCAGGGCGCGCTCGAAGCCGGCGCCAAGTACGCGCAGGAGCACTTTCCTGAGATCGCGCATCCCTACCGCATCGAACGGATGAACAAGACGGCCGGACAGATTCTGGTGGAAGGCAACTCGGCCGCGGCCATGGGTTGCATGTTCGCCGGCTGCACGGTGGTCGCCTGGTATCCCATCACCCCGTCGTCATCCCTGCCCGAGGCGTTTATCTCGTACATGCGGAAGTACCGCATGGACAAGGAGACCGGCAAGGCGACGTTTGCCATTGTGCAGGCCGAAGACGAAATTGCGGCGCTGGGCATGGTCATCGGCGCAGGCTGGGCCGGTGCGAGGGCGATGACGTCCACATCGGGCCCGGGTGTGTCGCTCATGTCCGAGTTCGCAGGACTCGCGTATTACGCCGAAATCCCCGCGGTGGTGTTCGACATCCAGCGCGTGGGGCCGTCCACAGGTCTGCCCACGCGCACGGCGCAGGGCGACATTCTCTCGACCGCGGTCAACTCGCACGGCGACACGAAACACGTGCTGCTGCTGCCGGCGTCCATGGGCGAGTGTTTTGACATGGCCGGTGACGCGTTCGACATCGCCGAGCGCCTGCAGTCCATCGTGTATGTGATGAGCGACCTCGACCTGGGCATGAACACCTGGATGTCTGAGCCGTTCACGTATCCCACCAAACCGCTGGACCGCGGCAAGGTGCTGGATGAGGCGAAGGTGCGCGAGCTTGGCGCCACGTGGGGCCGCTACAAGGACGTGGATGGCGACGGCATTCCGTGGCGTTCGATCCCCGACACCAACACGCCGCCGTTTTTCACGCGAGGCTCCGGCCACAACGCGATGGCGCAGTACTCGGAGCGCGCTGAAGACTACGTGAACAACCTGGACCGGCTGGCCAAGAAGTTTGAGACGGTCAAGGCGATTGTGCCGCAGCCGATTGATGAAACGGTGGCCGGCGCCAAGGTGGGCATCATTGCCTACGGGTCCAGCCACTGGGCGGTGGAAGAGACGCGCGATCAGTTGCGCGAGGAAGCGTCACTGCCGGTGTCGTACATGCGGCTGCGCGCGTATCCATTCCCCGACTCGGTGGAAGATTTTGTGCGCCGCCACGACCGTGTGTATGTGGTGGAGCAGAACCGCGACGGGCAGATGATGAGCCTGCTGCGGATGGACCTTGACCCGGCCCTGCAGACGCGGTTGCGAAGCGTGCTGCACTACAGCGGTTTACCCATCGACGCCCGCAGCGTCACAGAAGGCATCCTCGCGCAGGAGAAGTTGTAA
- the ndk gene encoding nucleoside-diphosphate kinase, with translation MTERTFAIIKPDAVKAGYTGRILARIEEQGFSIRGMRRIHLSKREAEGFYAVHSARPFFGSLTDFMSSGPCVVLCLEAPDAIKKWRAAMGATDPAKAEAGTLRKEFGASIENNATHGSDAPETAAFELGYFFRGMEL, from the coding sequence GTGACCGAACGAACTTTCGCCATCATCAAACCCGACGCCGTCAAGGCCGGGTATACCGGCCGCATCCTGGCGCGTATCGAGGAGCAGGGCTTTTCCATTCGCGGCATGCGTCGCATTCACCTGAGCAAGCGCGAGGCGGAAGGGTTTTATGCCGTCCACAGTGCGCGGCCGTTTTTCGGCAGCCTGACGGACTTCATGTCGTCTGGCCCCTGCGTGGTGTTGTGCCTTGAGGCGCCCGACGCCATCAAGAAGTGGCGCGCGGCCATGGGCGCCACCGACCCGGCCAAGGCCGAGGCCGGCACGCTGCGCAAGGAATTCGGCGCGTCGATTGAAAACAACGCGACGCACGGATCCGACGCCCCGGAGACTGCCGCCTTCGAACTCGGGTACTTCTTCCGCGGGATGGAGCTCTAG
- a CDS encoding glycosyltransferase family 2 protein, which translates to MPHPMGGVAVILLTYNEEVNIAQALKSVAGWAQETFVLDSFSTDRTVEIARQFSCRIEQHHFENYSKQRNHALDHLPIQSEWVLFLDADEWLPEPLKQEISAVLATAPTANGFTLNRRLFWMGRWIRRGYYPSHILRLFRRGKGRCEDREVNEHLIVEGETAQLTQDFMHEDRKGVTEWITKHNRYATLEAQALFHAPVEPDYREIDARFFGTQAQRKRWLRHRVWSRMPLLIRPFFYFGYRYVLKGGFLDGRAAFTFHFLQALWFPLLIDVKYLEMQWKGSKTDGSP; encoded by the coding sequence ATGCCCCATCCAATGGGCGGCGTGGCTGTAATCCTGCTCACCTACAACGAAGAGGTCAACATCGCGCAAGCCCTGAAGTCGGTGGCCGGCTGGGCGCAAGAGACCTTCGTCCTCGACTCGTTCAGCACCGACCGGACCGTCGAGATAGCGCGCCAGTTCAGTTGCCGGATCGAGCAGCACCACTTTGAGAACTACTCGAAACAGCGCAACCACGCGCTCGACCATTTGCCCATCCAAAGCGAGTGGGTGCTGTTCCTCGATGCCGATGAGTGGCTGCCCGAACCACTGAAGCAGGAAATTTCGGCCGTCCTCGCCACGGCGCCCACCGCCAACGGATTCACGCTCAACAGGCGCCTGTTCTGGATGGGCCGCTGGATCCGGCGCGGCTACTACCCTTCCCACATCCTCCGCCTCTTTCGACGAGGCAAAGGCCGGTGTGAGGACCGGGAAGTCAACGAGCACCTGATTGTGGAAGGCGAGACCGCCCAACTCACACAGGACTTCATGCATGAGGACCGGAAGGGCGTGACCGAGTGGATCACGAAACACAACCGGTACGCCACGCTTGAGGCGCAGGCGCTGTTTCACGCGCCGGTGGAGCCGGACTATCGGGAGATCGACGCGCGCTTCTTCGGCACACAGGCGCAGCGCAAACGCTGGCTGCGGCACCGCGTGTGGAGCCGGATGCCCTTGCTCATCCGGCCGTTTTTCTATTTCGGGTACCGGTACGTGCTCAAGGGCGGCTTCCTCGACGGGCGCGCGGCGTTCACGTTCCATTTCCTCCAGGCGCTGTGGTTCCCGCTGCTCATCGACGTCAAGTATCTCGAGATGCAGTGGAAGGGATCCAAGACGGATGGCTCACCATGA